Proteins from one Ipomoea triloba cultivar NCNSP0323 chromosome 1, ASM357664v1 genomic window:
- the LOC116011542 gene encoding pumilio homolog 11-like, with translation MAIPHPAVAHGSHRVNNGHPSSDLRGQLNGHPSGYLRKQLNSNRVGDRRKGDLRSQLNNNHGRFLLDQDILNIIRLSARSSFENMGEEKENEKEKEKEKSNEFVKMAKTQKGSVELLKRIVYEDPMQWQEILDGILECILEVMTDEYGHHLFLMVLERCDLCQFQTIIDTLELDEDLLIHASFPKHGSIAVQGFIKKLKLTGLAHSITSLLSKRFVELMTSEHGRYVVLQCIYTFGAKENEVLFSCAMRHFKELATTKYGCSSLFDFLKLICGFQRKQLLQNIADESNFLSNDARFSTRTIVLKKVLTLNDNEAIHKICDRLKMEFINLCSRKGCNGCQVVLKCLEASEYGTKSVLENLLQGSEEVLLKLASDRFGTFVIQTALFKARTFDFKLYKLLVAILKPHFLALSSNENGRLVNLVIKCCEAEARSQTI, from the exons atggccATCCCGCATCCAGCAGTTgctcatggttctcatcgagtgaacaatggtcacccctcgagTGATCTTCGTGGGCAGCttaatggtcacccctcgggttaTCTTCGTAAACAACTCAACAGTAACCGCGTGGGAGATCGCCGCAAgggtgatctccgtagccaactcaacaacaaccacgggCGCTTCCTCCTCgatcaa GATATTCTCAACATCATCAGGTTATCGGCGAGATCTTCTTTTGAAAATAtgggagaagaaaaggaaaacgaaaaggaaaaggaaaaggaaaagtcGAATGAGTTTGTGAAAATGGCTAAAACGCAAAAAGGGTCGGTGGAATTGTTGAAAAGGATTGTGTACGAAGATCCAATGCAGTGGCAAGAGATTCTTGATGGGATTCTTGAATGCATTCTAGAGGTGATGACAGATGAATATGGGCATCATCTCTTCCTAATGGTTCTTGAGCGTTGCGATTTATGTCAGTTTCAAACAATCATTGACACCCTGGAATTAGATGAGGACTTGCTTATCCATGCATCCTTTCCGAAACATgg TTCAATAGCAGTTCAAGGGTTCATCAAGAAACTAAAACTAACAGGATTAGCCCATTCTATCACCTCACTTCTATCCAAAAGATTTGTGGAGCTGATGACCAGTGAACATGGCAGATATGTAGTTCTGCAGTGCATATACACTTTCGGAGCTAAAGAAAATGAG gttttattttcttgtgcCATGCGTCACTTCAAAGAGCTGGCAACAACCAAATATGGATGTTCATCCTTGTTTGACTTCTTGAAACTCATTTGTGGCTTTCAGAGAAAGCAACTGCTTCAAAATATCGCAGATGAATCCAATTTCTTA TCTAATGACGCAAGATTTTCCACCAGGACCATTGTTCTGAAGAAGGTTCTCACGCTTAATGACAACGAAGCTATACACAAAATATGTGATCGCCTCAAGATGGAGTTCATAAACCTGTGTTCGAGAAAGGGCTGTAATGGTTGTCAAGTTGTTCTGAAGTGCTTGGAAGCATCAGAATATGGAACGAAATCTGTTCTTGAGAACCTTCTGCAGGGCAGTGAAGAAGTACTTCTGAAACTTGCCAGTGATAGATTTGGAACCTTTGTAATCCAAACAGCACTTTTTAAAGCAAGG ACTTTTGACTTCAAGCTTTATAAATTGCTTGTTGCAATCCTTAAGCCACATTTCTTGGCTCTTTCTTCCAACGAAAATGGCAGACTAGTAAATCTTGTGATCAAATGTTGTGAAGCCGAAGCTAGGTCTCAGACAATTTAA
- the LOC115996639 gene encoding heavy metal-associated isoprenylated plant protein 16-like, which produces MAKQKVVIGISVKDQKARAKAFKIAVSLSGVDSACIQDEKGQLEVVGEVDAVALANQLRKRLGQAELVSVGSAEKKDETPKPQSVTFTYDPNNSYHHAIPYPYYPYPVVQDESGQCSVM; this is translated from the exons atggccaAG CAAAAGGTAGTGATCGGCATCTCTGTGAAGGACCAGAAGGCTCGTGCCAAGGCTTTCAAGATTGCCGTAAGCCTCTCAG GAGTTGATTCGGCGTGTATACAAGATGAGAAGGGGCAGTTAGAGGTGGTGGGGGAGGTGGACGCGGTGGCTCTGGCCAACCAGCTCAGGAAAAGGTTGGGGCAGGCGGAGTTGGTCAGCGTGGGTTCTGCTGAGAAGAAGGACGAAACCCCAAAGCCACAAAGCGTGACGTTCACTTATGATCCTAATAATTCATATCATCATGCAATTCCTTACCCTTACTACCCTTACCCAGTAGTTCAAGATGAATCCGGCCAGTGCTCTGTCATGTAA